A genomic region of Paroedura picta isolate Pp20150507F chromosome 4, Ppicta_v3.0, whole genome shotgun sequence contains the following coding sequences:
- the FOXE3 gene encoding forkhead box protein E3, translated as MNLTDFSFFSGMCTMTADSLHSPSQGASPGSPDLHGASPSACKVEPLLIKAEPRASPAEAGGEQLAEEQLPCSAVGGGGGGRRRKRPVQRGKPPYSYIALIAMAIANAPERRLTLGGIYKFITERFPFYRENPKKWQNSIRHNLTLNDCFVKIPREPGHPGKGNYWTLDPAAEDMFDNGSFLRRRKRFKRTDLTTYPGYVHSASAFTPSPSPVGRAGPCNGSAGLAYPSASGPLYSPGGAYGAQLPGLPQYPGAPPALPPRMFSIDSLISSQQQQQQQQQHQQAAALQASPAGAELAHHALGLNSGACPVGNPEACFQAQQVSPGLSGRQPPALAYPYSASPPGALGGPQGAYASPNAQLYGAPGRLALPPGRPAANCADHAEQLLGLTASQLNGLGQFGAANNSYMRQPNFPAGLERYL; from the coding sequence ATGAATCTGACCGACTTCTCCTTTTTCTCGGGTATGTGCACCATGACAGCTGATTCCCTGCACTCGCCGAGCCAAGGGGCCAGCCCGGGCTCCCCCGACCTGCACGGCGCTTCCCCGtcggcctgcaaggtggagcccTTGTTGATCAAAGCCGAGCCCAGGGCCAGCCCCGCGGAGGCAGGAGGGGAGCAGCTGGCCGAGGAGCAGTTGCCTTGCTCCGCTgtaggcggcggcggcgggggccgTCGGAGGAAGCGGCCGGTGCAGCGCGGCAAGCCCCCCTACTCGTACATCGCGCTGATCGCCATGGCCATCGCCAACGCGCCGGAGCGGCGGCTGACGCTGGGGGGCATCTACAAGTTCATCACGGAGCGCTTCCCCTTCTACCGCGAGAACCCCAAGAAGTGGCAGAACTCCATCCGCCACAACCTGACGCTCAACGACTGCTTCGTCAAGATCCCCCGCGAGCCGGGCCACCCGGGCAAGGGCAACTACTGGACCCTGGACCCCGCCGCCGAGGACATGTTCGACAACGGCTCCTTCCTGCGCCGCAGGAAGCGCTTCAAGCGCACCGACCTCACCACCTACCCGGGCTACGTGCACAGCGCCAGCGCCTtcacccccagccccagccccgtgGGCCGCGCGGGCCCCTGCAACGGCTCCGCAGGGCTCGCTTATCCCAGCGCCAGCGGCCCCCTCTACTCGCCCGGCGGCGCCTACGGGGCGCAGCTGCCCGGCCTGCCCCAGTACCCGGGCGCGCCCCCCGCCCTGCCGCCGCGCATGTTCAGCATCGACAGCCTCATCAgctcgcagcagcagcagcagcagcagcagcagcaccagcaagcCGCGGCTCTGCAGGCCTCCCCGGCGGGCGCCGAGTTGGCGCATCACGCCTTGGGCCTCAACAGCGGCGCCTGCCCCGTGGGCAACCCCGAGGCCTGCTTCCAGGCGCAGCAAGTCAGCCCCGGCTTGTCGGGCCGGCAACCCCCCGCCCTGGCCTACCCCTACTCGGCCTCCCCCCCGGGCGCTCTCGGGGGGCCGCAAGGCGCCTATGCCTCCCCCAACGCGCAGCTCTACGGAGCTCCCGGCAGGCTGGCCCTGCCGCCTGGCCGCCCTGCCGCCAACTGCGCCGACCACGCCGAGCAGCTGCTGGGCCTCACCGCCTCCCAGCTCAACGGGCTCGGGCAGTTCGGCGCCGCCAATAACTCGTACATGAGGCAGCCCAACTTCCCCGCGGGCCTCGAAAGATACTTGTGA